The Pseudomonadota bacterium genome contains a region encoding:
- a CDS encoding GNAT family N-acetyltransferase codes for MSGSRLVPGSALGSDAIGWIRSFLGDHPVHRLYFECALDALAQDVDNRFFLLDPDRRGLVQSIEFDRQVIATTVGALSPQDLAASVPEAAPGELHLEARHASALASYCATRIEEVDTLRYYLLEEGGSDTPDPCCRLLVNDDLGLVSAFFAAHYPRTIFSAWMLDEPFLGLFEDGELVAAGGTVCRHAGLGAANIGNFLTHPSRRGRSLARRLVGSLVATLRRQGIARFTLGVAESNRRAWRAYEAAGFRLLESRVQWSLAAP; via the coding sequence ATGAGCGGATCGCGGCTCGTTCCAGGCTCGGCGCTCGGCTCCGACGCGATCGGCTGGATTCGCAGCTTTCTGGGCGACCATCCGGTGCATCGTCTCTATTTCGAATGTGCCCTCGATGCGCTGGCCCAAGACGTGGACAACCGCTTCTTCCTCCTCGATCCCGACCGGCGAGGCCTCGTCCAATCGATAGAGTTCGATCGCCAGGTGATTGCCACGACGGTGGGCGCCCTCAGTCCGCAGGACTTGGCTGCTTCCGTGCCCGAGGCAGCGCCAGGCGAGCTGCATTTGGAAGCTCGCCACGCAAGCGCGCTCGCATCCTATTGCGCCACCCGCATAGAGGAAGTCGATACGCTCCGATACTACCTCCTGGAGGAGGGCGGCAGCGATACGCCCGATCCCTGCTGCCGCCTTCTCGTTAACGACGATCTCGGGCTCGTCAGCGCCTTCTTCGCCGCTCACTATCCGCGCACGATCTTTTCGGCGTGGATGCTGGACGAGCCGTTCCTCGGATTGTTCGAAGATGGCGAGCTGGTGGCGGCCGGCGGCACAGTGTGCCGACACGCCGGCTTAGGCGCCGCCAACATCGGCAACTTCCTCACCCATCCCAGCCGGCGTGGACGCAGCTTGGCGCGCCGTCTGGTCGGCAGCCTGGTCGCCACGCTGCGCCGGCAGGGTATCGCTCGCTTCACGCTCGGCGTGGCCGAGTCCAATCGCAGGGCGTGGCGCGCTTACGAAGCGGCCGGATTCCGGCTCCTCGAAAGCCGCGTGCAGTGGAGCCTCGCTGCACCCTAG
- a CDS encoding metalloregulator ArsR/SmtB family transcription factor, which translates to MSPARHSVQSVLGGLRAAAESTRLRVLSLCAEADLTVSDLTQVLGQSQPRVSRHLKLMCEAGLLERNQEGSWAFFRVARTGPGAAIATALNQLLPNDDEALARDHARLESIRQARAEAASAYFRANAAEWHRIRTLHVDDREVERALGGAVPMHGVDDLLDVGTGTGRMLELFGPRIARGLGIDTSREMLALARANLDRVGLRHCAVRHGDMYHLPLADRSFDAVIVHQVLHYAEHPERVIAEAARVVRPGGRLAVIDFAPHALEELRLDHAHRRLGFPEEEIAGWLAAVGLAPEPARNLVGQPLTVSIWIAKRPAETVALRRVGAGGRP; encoded by the coding sequence ATGAGCCCTGCCCGACACAGCGTCCAATCGGTCTTGGGCGGCCTTCGCGCCGCCGCGGAATCGACGCGGCTCAGGGTTTTGTCGCTGTGCGCCGAGGCCGATCTCACGGTCAGCGATCTAACCCAGGTGCTGGGCCAAAGCCAGCCGCGCGTCTCGCGGCATTTGAAATTGATGTGCGAAGCGGGGCTGCTCGAGCGCAACCAGGAAGGCAGCTGGGCCTTCTTCCGCGTCGCCCGCACCGGCCCGGGGGCGGCGATCGCGACGGCGCTCAACCAGCTCCTGCCGAATGATGACGAGGCGCTTGCCCGCGATCACGCCAGGCTGGAATCGATCCGGCAGGCGCGGGCCGAGGCGGCTTCGGCCTATTTTCGCGCCAACGCGGCCGAGTGGCACCGCATTCGCACGCTCCACGTCGATGATCGAGAGGTCGAGCGGGCGCTGGGCGGTGCCGTGCCGATGCATGGCGTCGACGATTTGCTCGACGTCGGCACCGGCACCGGCCGGATGCTGGAGCTGTTCGGGCCCCGCATCGCCCGCGGGCTCGGCATCGACACCAGCCGCGAGATGCTGGCGCTCGCGCGCGCCAATCTGGACCGGGTCGGCCTGCGGCACTGCGCCGTGCGCCATGGCGACATGTATCACCTGCCGCTGGCCGATCGCTCCTTCGATGCGGTCATCGTCCACCAGGTGCTGCACTACGCCGAGCATCCCGAACGGGTGATCGCCGAGGCGGCGCGCGTGGTCAGGCCCGGCGGTCGTTTGGCCGTGATCGACTTCGCTCCCCACGCGCTGGAGGAGCTGAGGCTGGATCACGCCCACCGGCGGCTGGGCTTTCCCGAGGAGGAAATTGCCGGCTGGCTCGCTGCCGTCGGGCTCGCACCCGAGCCGGCGCGCAATCTCGTGGGCCAACCGCTCACCGTCAGCATCTGGATCGCCAAGCGGCCGGCCGAAACCGTGGCGCTCCGGCGCGTCGGTGCCGGAGGTCGGCCATGA
- a CDS encoding VacJ family lipoprotein has product MPIALRRMCPLFASLLALALLAGCATRPTQDDSENDPLEPVNRNTFVLNKSIDTFLIRPLAVTYRDLVPDVIKTMVSNFLDYIRTPIVLANDLLQGDFHHLDITAQRFMQNTITLGLGDPATQGGLQAHDADFGLTLASWGAKEGPYLVIPVVGPSNVRDGIGLLVDTFLDPITWISRTDSRAWMGYTNMVSRLVVYRADSLKDLDQLEAQSLDFYAGMRSLYRQYRDGQIRANNPKQGGASPTYYELMSPALTSDTPITSTSSVEQ; this is encoded by the coding sequence ATGCCCATCGCCCTGCGCAGAATGTGCCCGCTGTTCGCCTCGCTCCTCGCCTTGGCGCTGCTCGCGGGCTGCGCCACACGCCCCACCCAGGACGACAGCGAAAACGATCCGCTCGAGCCGGTCAACCGGAACACCTTCGTCCTCAACAAGTCGATCGACACCTTCTTGATCCGGCCGCTGGCGGTGACCTACCGCGACCTCGTGCCAGACGTCATCAAGACGATGGTCAGCAACTTCCTCGACTACATCCGCACCCCGATCGTTCTCGCCAATGACCTGCTGCAGGGCGATTTCCACCACTTGGACATCACCGCCCAGCGCTTCATGCAGAATACGATCACGCTCGGCCTGGGCGACCCGGCGACCCAGGGTGGCCTGCAGGCGCACGATGCGGATTTCGGGCTGACGCTGGCAAGCTGGGGCGCCAAGGAAGGCCCCTATCTGGTGATCCCGGTCGTCGGACCCTCCAATGTGCGCGACGGCATCGGCTTGCTGGTCGACACCTTCCTCGATCCCATCACCTGGATCTCGCGCACGGATAGCCGCGCCTGGATGGGCTATACGAACATGGTCTCGCGGCTGGTGGTCTACCGGGCGGATAGCCTGAAGGATCTGGACCAGCTCGAAGCGCAATCCCTCGACTTCTATGCCGGGATGCGCAGCCTATATAGGCAATATCGCGATGGGCAGATCCGTGCGAACAACCCGAAGCAGGGCGGAGCCTCGCCGACCTACTACGAGCTGATGTCGCCGGCGCTGACCAGCGATACGCCCATTACGTCCACCTCCTCGGTCGAGCAATGA
- the metH gene encoding methionine synthase: MSRFLDALLERVLLCDGAMGSRVQALDLDLDRDFQGAENCTEILNLSRPDLVREIHKSYLDAGADVIQTNSFGGSPVTLAEFQLADQTLAINKRSAELALEAVADCKDGRERFVLGSIGPGTRLPSLGHIGYQALEDALAVQARGLVEGGVDAVLIETCQDTLQIKAAVNAAKRARAELGRAVPLLVQVTVETTGTLLVGADIGAAATIVHALDVPLMGLNCATGPQEMAEHVKWLGENWPGPVSVQPNAGLPELVDGRTRYPLSPQELAAWLERFVAEDGVALIGGCCGTTAEHIEALDAMLRRRGGTERRPMPAARKPLWTPGVASLYGQVPFRQENAYFAIGERCNANGSRKFRDLQASQDWEGCVAMAREQVKEGSNALDICTAFVGREETADMTEMVTRVRGAVTAPLVIDSTELPVLDAALKLYGGKPIINSINFEDGEEPAAKRMELARRFGTGVIALTIDETGMAKDADAKVALARRLVEFACARHGLPRSDIMIDPLTFTICTGNEDDRLLGVATLDAIERIAKEMPDIQILLGLSNISFGLNPQPRQVLNSVFLDHAMRRGLTAAIVHTSKIMPLHKIPEEELRTAEDLIFDRRREGYDPLHAFIALYAGRGKEVVAKAARAATVEERLKQRIIDGDRVGLEEDLADALKVHKPLDIINVFLLDGMKVVGELFGAGKMQLPFVLQSAETMKKSVGYLEPFMERLEGQHKGTVVLATVRGDVHDIGKNLVDIILTNNGYRVINLGIKQPIADILRAAEEHKADAIGMSGLLVKSTVVMKDNLVEMSRQGVSLPVMLGGAALTRGYVEEDCIKTYACGRVAYARDAFDGLDLMDKVVNGNFDRHIADRQTLRQDKPSNKKRRLGQASAASLRLVPDDAAIRAKRAQLSRLHQVPAPPFWGPRMLEAVPVRTLLPYLNEMTLYQFQWGFRKSGRKRKEFQKWADAELKPILARVLAMAEEHEILVPQAVYGYWRAAAEGNDLILFEEDGAREAARFSLPRQADGDGLCIADYVRDVTDNERDVVGLQIVTMGARASTIARQWFEGDRYQDYLYLHGLSVEMAEAMAEYVHKRIRAELGYAAEESREREGLLKQGYRGSRYSFGYPACPNLADQRQLLALLGAERIGVALSEEDQLDPEQSTSALVLLHPRAKYFSV; this comes from the coding sequence ATGAGCCGCTTTCTCGATGCCTTGCTGGAACGCGTGCTGTTGTGCGACGGCGCCATGGGGAGCCGCGTGCAGGCGCTTGACCTCGATCTCGACCGCGATTTCCAGGGCGCGGAGAACTGCACCGAGATCCTCAATCTGTCGCGGCCCGATCTCGTGCGCGAGATCCATAAAAGCTATCTCGACGCCGGCGCCGACGTCATCCAGACCAACAGCTTCGGCGGCTCGCCGGTGACCTTGGCCGAGTTCCAGCTGGCCGATCAGACCCTCGCCATCAATAAGCGATCCGCCGAGCTGGCGCTGGAGGCGGTCGCCGACTGCAAGGACGGGCGCGAACGCTTCGTGCTGGGCTCGATCGGACCGGGTACGCGCCTGCCGAGCCTGGGACACATCGGCTATCAGGCGCTCGAGGACGCGCTGGCGGTGCAGGCGCGAGGTCTGGTGGAGGGCGGCGTCGATGCGGTGCTGATCGAGACCTGCCAGGACACGCTGCAGATCAAGGCCGCCGTCAATGCCGCCAAACGGGCCCGCGCCGAGCTCGGCCGCGCGGTGCCCCTGCTGGTGCAGGTGACGGTGGAAACCACCGGCACGCTCTTGGTGGGTGCGGACATCGGCGCCGCCGCCACCATCGTTCATGCGCTCGATGTGCCGCTGATGGGCCTCAACTGCGCGACCGGACCGCAGGAGATGGCCGAGCACGTGAAGTGGCTGGGGGAGAATTGGCCGGGTCCGGTCTCGGTGCAGCCCAATGCCGGCCTGCCGGAGCTGGTCGATGGCCGCACTCGCTATCCGCTGTCGCCCCAGGAGCTGGCGGCCTGGCTCGAGCGCTTCGTGGCCGAGGACGGGGTGGCGCTCATCGGCGGCTGCTGCGGCACCACGGCCGAGCATATCGAGGCGCTCGACGCCATGCTGCGCCGACGCGGCGGGACCGAGCGCCGGCCGATGCCGGCGGCGCGCAAGCCCCTGTGGACGCCCGGGGTCGCCTCGCTCTACGGACAAGTGCCGTTTCGCCAGGAAAATGCCTATTTCGCCATCGGCGAGCGCTGCAACGCCAATGGCAGCCGCAAGTTTCGCGACCTGCAGGCTTCCCAGGATTGGGAAGGCTGCGTTGCCATGGCGCGCGAGCAGGTGAAGGAGGGCTCGAACGCTCTCGACATCTGCACCGCCTTCGTCGGCCGCGAGGAGACCGCCGACATGACCGAGATGGTGACGCGGGTGCGCGGCGCGGTGACCGCGCCGCTGGTCATCGACTCCACCGAGCTGCCGGTGCTGGATGCGGCGCTCAAGCTCTATGGCGGCAAGCCGATCATCAACTCGATCAACTTCGAGGATGGCGAGGAGCCGGCGGCAAAGCGCATGGAGCTGGCCCGGCGCTTCGGCACCGGCGTGATCGCGCTCACCATCGATGAGACCGGCATGGCCAAGGATGCCGACGCCAAGGTGGCGCTGGCGCGCCGGCTGGTCGAGTTCGCCTGCGCTCGCCATGGCCTGCCGCGCTCGGACATCATGATCGACCCGCTCACCTTCACCATCTGCACCGGCAACGAGGATGACCGGCTCCTGGGCGTGGCGACCTTGGATGCGATCGAGCGCATTGCCAAGGAGATGCCGGACATCCAGATCCTGCTCGGCCTCTCCAACATCTCCTTCGGCCTCAATCCGCAGCCGCGCCAAGTGTTGAACTCGGTGTTCCTCGACCACGCGATGCGGCGCGGGCTGACGGCGGCGATCGTGCATACGAGCAAGATCATGCCGCTTCACAAGATCCCCGAGGAGGAGCTGCGCACCGCCGAGGATCTCATCTTCGACCGCCGCCGCGAGGGCTACGATCCCCTGCATGCCTTCATCGCGCTCTATGCCGGACGCGGCAAGGAGGTGGTGGCCAAGGCTGCCCGCGCCGCCACCGTCGAGGAGCGGCTGAAGCAGCGCATCATCGACGGCGACCGGGTCGGGCTCGAAGAGGATCTGGCCGACGCGCTCAAGGTCCATAAACCCCTCGACATCATCAACGTCTTCCTCCTCGACGGGATGAAGGTGGTGGGCGAGCTCTTTGGCGCCGGCAAGATGCAGCTTCCCTTCGTGCTGCAATCGGCGGAGACGATGAAGAAGTCGGTCGGCTATCTGGAGCCGTTCATGGAGCGGCTGGAAGGCCAGCACAAAGGTACCGTGGTGCTGGCGACGGTCCGCGGCGACGTGCACGACATCGGCAAGAATCTGGTCGACATCATCCTCACCAACAATGGCTACCGCGTGATCAATCTCGGCATCAAGCAGCCGATCGCCGACATCCTGCGCGCGGCCGAGGAGCACAAGGCGGATGCCATCGGCATGTCCGGCCTGTTGGTCAAATCCACGGTGGTGATGAAGGACAATCTCGTCGAGATGAGCCGGCAAGGCGTGAGCCTGCCGGTGATGCTGGGCGGAGCCGCGCTGACGCGGGGCTACGTCGAGGAGGATTGCATCAAGACCTATGCCTGCGGCCGGGTCGCCTACGCCCGCGATGCCTTCGACGGCCTCGACCTCATGGACAAGGTGGTGAACGGCAATTTCGACCGGCATATCGCCGATCGCCAGACGCTGCGCCAGGACAAGCCGTCGAACAAGAAGCGTCGACTGGGCCAGGCATCCGCCGCCTCTCTGCGCCTGGTGCCCGACGATGCGGCAATCCGCGCCAAGCGCGCCCAGCTCTCGCGCCTGCACCAGGTCCCGGCACCGCCCTTCTGGGGGCCGCGGATGCTGGAGGCCGTGCCGGTCCGCACGCTCTTGCCCTATCTCAACGAGATGACGCTCTATCAATTCCAATGGGGTTTCCGGAAATCCGGCCGCAAGCGCAAGGAATTCCAGAAGTGGGCGGACGCGGAGCTGAAGCCGATCCTGGCGAGGGTGCTGGCGATGGCCGAGGAGCATGAGATCCTGGTCCCCCAGGCCGTCTATGGCTATTGGCGCGCGGCCGCCGAAGGCAACGACCTCATCCTCTTCGAGGAGGATGGCGCCCGCGAGGCGGCGCGCTTCTCGCTCCCGAGACAGGCCGATGGCGACGGGCTCTGCATCGCCGACTATGTGCGCGACGTGACCGACAACGAGCGCGACGTCGTCGGCCTGCAAATCGTGACCATGGGTGCCAGGGCATCGACGATTGCCCGCCAATGGTTCGAGGGCGATCGCTACCAGGACTATCTCTACCTGCATGGGCTGTCGGTCGAGATGGCCGAGGCGATGGCGGAGTATGTGCACAAACGCATCCGCGCCGAGCTCGGCTACGCGGCCGAGGAGAGCCGCGAGCGCGAGGGCCTCTTGAAGCAGGGCTACCGCGGCAGCCGCTACTCCTTCGGCTATCCGGCCTGCCCCAACCTCGCAGACCAGCGCCAGCTCTTGGCGCTGCTCGGCGCCGAGCGGATCGGCGTGGCGCTCAGCGAGGAAGACCAGCTCGATCCCGAGCAATCGACCTCGGCCCTGGTGCTGCTGCATCCTCGAGCCAAGTACTTCTCGGTCTGA
- the metF gene encoding methylenetetrahydrofolate reductase [NAD(P)H] encodes MTAVPKVSFEFFPPKTEAMEQQLWTAIERLAPFRPRFVSVTYGAGGSTRVRTHATVRRILMETPLTPAAHLTCVGASREEIAAIAQDYAESGVRHIVALRGDPPPGTGAFRPHPEGYLHASELVAGLKRVGDFEISVGAHPETHPEARSPAADLDALKRKIDAGATRAITNYFFEADTYLRFVERARHAGIGVPIVPGIMPVTNFAQIVKFSAVSGASVPAWMAKLYEGLDDDPETRRLVAATSAAKLCETLLANGVDEFHFYTLNRAELTRALCHLLGLRPIQAPPRLAATGT; translated from the coding sequence ATGACGGCGGTTCCCAAGGTCTCCTTCGAGTTCTTTCCGCCCAAGACCGAAGCGATGGAGCAGCAGCTTTGGACGGCGATCGAACGGCTGGCGCCGTTCCGCCCTCGCTTCGTGTCGGTGACCTACGGGGCCGGAGGCTCGACCCGTGTCCGCACCCACGCGACCGTGCGCCGCATCCTCATGGAGACGCCCCTCACGCCGGCCGCGCATCTCACCTGCGTCGGCGCCTCCAGGGAGGAGATCGCCGCCATCGCCCAGGATTATGCCGAGAGCGGGGTTCGCCACATCGTGGCGCTGCGCGGCGATCCGCCCCCGGGCACCGGCGCCTTCCGCCCGCATCCCGAGGGCTATCTGCATGCGAGCGAGCTGGTGGCCGGCCTGAAGCGTGTCGGCGATTTCGAGATCAGCGTCGGCGCCCATCCCGAGACGCATCCCGAAGCGCGTTCGCCCGCGGCGGATCTGGATGCCCTCAAGCGCAAGATCGACGCCGGCGCCACCAGGGCCATCACCAACTACTTCTTCGAGGCCGACACCTACCTCAGGTTCGTCGAGCGGGCGCGCCATGCCGGGATCGGCGTGCCGATCGTGCCCGGCATCATGCCCGTTACCAATTTCGCGCAGATCGTCAAGTTCAGCGCCGTCTCAGGCGCCAGCGTGCCGGCCTGGATGGCGAAGCTCTATGAAGGCCTCGACGACGATCCGGAGACGCGCCGGCTGGTGGCGGCGACCTCCGCGGCGAAGCTCTGCGAGACGCTGCTCGCGAACGGCGTCGATGAGTTCCACTTCTATACTTTGAACCGCGCGGAGCTGACCCGCGCCCTCTGCCATCTCCTCGGCCTGCGTCCCATCCAGGCGCCGCCGCGCTTGGCCGCCACCGGCACCTAG
- a CDS encoding ABC transporter substrate-binding protein, protein MITRRIFSAAAAGLILTAWLRPEAGAAESPEEAQKLVKQLSDDAIRLLTGKDLDAAARNLRFRELLTKGFDVPAMARFVLGRYWRDASEPERQEYLKLFEDLIVTTYAQRFADYQGESFKVTGAQPEDDKVVLVQSHILRQGQTQAIRVDWRVLRTDNGFKIVDVVVEGVSLSVTQRSEFASVIQRNGGKISGLLDALRSKTKELQSAG, encoded by the coding sequence ATGATCACACGACGTATATTCTCCGCCGCTGCCGCAGGATTGATCCTCACCGCCTGGCTCCGTCCCGAGGCCGGCGCCGCCGAATCGCCGGAAGAGGCGCAGAAGCTGGTGAAGCAGCTGAGCGACGATGCGATTCGCCTGCTCACCGGCAAGGACCTGGATGCCGCCGCACGCAATCTGCGGTTCCGCGAGCTATTGACCAAGGGCTTCGATGTGCCGGCCATGGCCCGCTTCGTGCTCGGCCGCTATTGGCGCGACGCCAGCGAGCCGGAGCGCCAGGAATATCTGAAGCTGTTCGAGGATCTCATCGTCACCACCTATGCCCAGCGCTTTGCCGACTACCAGGGCGAGAGCTTCAAGGTGACGGGCGCCCAGCCCGAGGACGACAAGGTCGTGCTGGTGCAAAGCCATATCTTGCGCCAGGGCCAGACCCAGGCGATCCGGGTGGATTGGCGGGTGTTGCGGACCGACAACGGCTTCAAGATCGTCGATGTGGTGGTCGAGGGTGTGAGCCTCAGCGTGACGCAGCGCTCGGAGTTCGCCTCGGTCATTCAGCGCAACGGCGGTAAGATCTCCGGTCTCCTGGATGCGCTGCGCAGCAAGACCAAGGAATTGCAGTCCGCCGGGTGA